In Oryza sativa Japonica Group chromosome 1, ASM3414082v1, the genomic stretch CAAGTTAGCCTAGACATGAGTTTTACGCTCCAAGTATTATTTCATGGTTTCAAAGGAGCTGAATCCTCCCATTTACTCATTCTCATCTTAACTAATCAAACTATTCTAAAATAGTCTAATTAAGTCAAGTGCTACCAACTCTATGGCAATTGGCACACTCATTTTAAGAAATACAAAATAATAGCCACTAAGATGAGTGCTTCTATGCTTTCTTAAACGAAAACTATACAAATCGATTGTCTAATTATAACATACTAATGTCCAGGGTGTTAGATGCTCATTGCATCTTAGTTATCTAGGACCTGTGCTGTGGCGCGACCTTTTAAGATAATGACAGGAAGAAAAGAGCttagataaaaaataaattgagaTTAATATTGATTGaaaactatgcattgttttggtTTTCTTAGTTAATTTATTGGTTTTATGGTTTCTGTTCCCCTGGAACTGATCTGTTCTCTTCCTTTCCTTGTTTATGTGGTTTTTACCTGAAGGACTTGCCCTATTGATCTGAAAGAAGCCATAGCCAGTGTTATATTTGCATCAATGAGGTGTTCAGATGTCACAGAACTTGCAGATGTTCGCAAGCATTTCACAAGTAAGTATGGAAAAGAGTTTGCAGCAGCAGCTCTTGAAGTGCGACCTGACAGTGGTGTCAGCCGACTGGTAATTTATGCTGCTTTTAGAAGTATTTTGTATGGGAAAATAATTTCCTTACTTCTGTTGGCCTGAATAAATATATGCCATGATTATAGCTTATGTTTGTAATAATTGGATACAGGTCATTGAGAAGCTGTCAGCTGGAGCACCTGATACACAGACCAAAATCAAAACCTTGACCTCTATTGCAGAGGAGCACAACATCAAATGGGAGCCAAAAGCATTTGAGGAGAAATTGCCGAAGCAAAATGATGATCTTCTGGTAAATTAGCTGACATAAAAGTTTATTTAAGCGTTCAAGTATTATGGTTCTAACTGGATTAATCAtttgatgatttagcatgtgaCCTCAACATATCCGGGAGGAAATATTCCAACTAGGGGATCATCTGCTTCTAATTCTGGCATGCCAACTTCACAGCCTGCTGCACCTTCTCATTCATATATGGAATCTTCCAATTCTCACATGTCTACGGCACATTCATATTCATCAGCTGAGGTTCCAGACAATAGGGCTCCATATGTCACTGCCAATTCTAATGCTTTCCCCCAAGAAAACAGAAGGGGTTCTGATGCTCCAATGTCCCCTAGGTCCCAGCATGGTCCTAACAGTTTCTCTCATGATACTGCTGGAGGTTCAAATGTTTCTAGACCTTACTCCCAATATGGTGCAACAGTTCCAGATACAGGTGAAGGTCATATAATCTGAACATTACCAATTTTTTAGTGCTTTCTTGTTCATTCCTAGTTTAAATGTTATTTTCAGATACAGCGTCCAGGAGGGAAGAGTTCAATCACTCTAGGGAGAGAAAATCTTCAGTTAGTGGTTCCAATTGGAATATAGAATTCAAGGATGCAACATCTGCAGCACAAGCAGCAGCAGAGTCCGCAGAGATGGCTAGTATTGCTGCTAGGGCTGCTGCCCAACTTGCTAGTCGTGGAAACCTTTCTGCGGAGCAAAATACTGGAGCTTTTGAGTCACCTGCTTATACCCATGAAACTACACCCAGGAAGCAACAAGCTGAACATTTAATGAAGGATGGGCAGAGGAGTTCTAATGAGCAGAGTTCAGGGGCTTATGATCCAAGACTCATCTCAAGTAATGATGCTAGGAAGGATGGGGGGAGAACAGAAACAAGCCGTGTAGGTAGTCAGAATATGCCAACTAATTCCTTGGGTCAATCCCCACCATATAGCCCTCATATTCACAGTGATGAGTATGACATGCCAACTGATCCGCATCGTTCTCATTCACCCGATCCTCAATATTCTGATGATTCATCTGAGAAAGAAAGCAACTTTGGAAGACCTGAGGATCATCAGTTTAATTTACCTGGAGAAAGATTGTCCGAGGCTCAACTTGGTGGGCACAACATCAAGGACACGGAAAGCAAGCATGCTACCTTTGATCAAGAGAACACAGACAACTACTACAGCAACTATAGCTCTTCCCATGGTACATTCACCCATGGCAGCAGTACCATTTGGGACAGTCAGAATGATAAAGCTGGACCTGATTCTTCAGCTGTTGTTTTTGATCAATATGATTCTGATGTCGGAGAAGAAAATTTATTGGATCCTTTCTCTTCAAAGCACACTGAAGAACCCACTGTTGAAGATCACAAGGGATTCTCAAGTGCAGATTGGGGTCAACAGCATAGAAATGAATCTCCAGTTAATCATAGCAGCTCAACACTATTTTCAGGAACAGAAGCAAACAGAAAAGATGTTTCCTCACCTCATTCTTATGATAATGTGCCACCTACATTTGACTCGGATGGTGTTAGTTCTGATGAGGAAATGACCACAGGCATGCATGCAAGGTCTTTAAGGTCTCATTCCAGAGGATCCGATTTTTCCGAGAGTAGAGAAAATATAATTTCTGGAAAGGTTGTCCATGATGTTAATGAAAATATTGAAGATCATGTATCCATGTCCAGGAAGAATTACCTTAATTCATCTGGTTCTAATGCATTCAATAAGGAGCGCTACAGTGAAAGTTCACCTAGATCTGATTACTCATGGGTTGATGGGGAATTGGATCGTACAAAAATCAGAGATCTTGAAGA encodes the following:
- the LOC4327673 gene encoding uncharacterized protein → MNRSKAKLSGVLHKGFKPDKCKTALRMALARIKLLRNRKEVQVRQMRREVAQLLEADQDQTARIRVEHVIREEKFMQAYDLIEVYCELMVARMSIIDSQKTCPIDLKEAIASVIFASMRCSDVTELADVRKHFTSKYGKEFAAAALEVRPDSGVSRLVIEKLSAGAPDTQTKIKTLTSIAEEHNIKWEPKAFEEKLPKQNDDLLHVTSTYPGGNIPTRGSSASNSGMPTSQPAAPSHSYMESSNSHMSTAHSYSSAEVPDNRAPYVTANSNAFPQENRRGSDAPMSPRSQHGPNSFSHDTAGGSNVSRPYSQYGATVPDTDTASRREEFNHSRERKSSVSGSNWNIEFKDATSAAQAAAESAEMASIAARAAAQLASRGNLSAEQNTGAFESPAYTHETTPRKQQAEHLMKDGQRSSNEQSSGAYDPRLISSNDARKDGGRTETSRVGSQNMPTNSLGQSPPYSPHIHSDEYDMPTDPHRSHSPDPQYSDDSSEKESNFGRPEDHQFNLPGERLSEAQLGGHNIKDTESKHATFDQENTDNYYSNYSSSHGTFTHGSSTIWDSQNDKAGPDSSAVVFDQYDSDVGEENLLDPFSSKHTEEPTVEDHKGFSSADWGQQHRNESPVNHSSSTLFSGTEANRKDVSSPHSYDNVPPTFDSDGVSSDEEMTTGMHARSLRSHSRGSDFSESRENIISGKVVHDVNENIEDHVSMSRKNYLNSSGSNAFNKERYSESSPRSDYSWVDGELDRTKIRDLEEERVPHKLEGASSLTTGENKNQLFSLGRQTSTSSADYDEGDPGLNFGRLTPGLRNKLRQPPPYIKDSGNTSLHKVPTAIEKSVHSEEDTSFGNTRNTSTGMARSSFGADYNSELHDQNQSVGASVEARSTMRNYYGSEGDRGKLSEQSYNAPSSVMNKSSGGVNSSQDLYHEKPGAGARRGTTTKTAKSYFDSDDSEDELAQRKEVQTKWSREQIQSRRTQMTSDTKKETGVRVGVQHADETEAKSPAGSFSRFTEQRRDSPVYSRVPVPRTSPKPVRVEPPLGKGKSQEADLNTVSVTGKEENTESPAETPKESTSKTAPSHVHPKLPTDYDSFAAHFMSLRTNRR